From the genome of Phycicoccus duodecadis:
GTTCTCCACCATTTTGAACCGCGGTCCGTAGGCCTTGATGCACGTGCTGCCGACCCGCGCCCTCCGGCTCTCCATGTTCGTGAGTGGACGGCCGCAGATGGTGCAGTGCGAAGCGAGTTCGTGAATCCGGCGGGTAGGTTCCGCGGGCAGCTTGCGCAAGTGGACTGAGTGAAGCCGGGGTTCACGCGGACAGCGCCCCGTGGAGTGGTGGGGTTTGGGGTGACGGCGCGGCGTCCTGAATAGAAGGGGGCCACCGGCGAGATTCTCGATGTGTACCGCCAAGCACGCATCGAAGGAGACCTCACCGATGGCCTTGTCCCAGTCTGCCGTGTCCGAGCTGTTCGAGGTGTTCCGCACCGGCGAGGGCACCGATTTCATCCGTGAATGCGTCCGGGTGGCGATGCAGGAGCTGATCGAGACCGAGGCGGCGGCCGCGGTCGGCGCCGGCCGCTACGAACGGTCCGAGACCCGCACCACCGAACGCAACGGGTCCCGGCCGCGGCTGTTGACCACCCATGCCGGGGACGTCCAGCTGGCGATCCCCAAGCTGCGCGCGGGCTCGTTCTTCCCGAGCATCCTGGAGCCACGCCGGCGGATCGACCAGGCGTTGTACGCGGTGGTCATGGAGGCCTACGTCCACGGCGTCTCCACCCGCTCCGTGGACGACCTCGTGGTCGCTCTCGGTGGGTCGGGGATCTCCAAGAGCGAGGTGTCCCGCATCTGTGCCGGGCTGGATGAGACGGTCGGGGCGTTCCGCACCCGCCGCCTGGACCATGTCGAGTTCCCGTACGTGTACCTCGACGCGACGTACCTGCACGTGCGCACCGAGCAGGCCATGGTCACCTCCAAGGCCGTCGTCGTGGCCACCGGCGTCACCAGCCAGGGCCGGCGGGAGATCCTGGGCCTGGACGTCGGCGACAGCGAGGACGAGGTCTTCTGGCGGGCGTTCCTGACCGGGTTGAAGAAGCGCGGCCTGACCGGGGTCAAGCTCGTGATCTCCGACCAGCACGCCGGCCTGACCGCGGCCATCTCCCGTGCCCTGCAGGGCAGCTCACACCAACGGTGCCGG
Proteins encoded in this window:
- a CDS encoding DUF6011 domain-containing protein; the protein is MKSVPSPVRNTSNSSDTADWDKAIGEVSFDACLAVHIENLAGGPLLFRTPRRHPKPHHSTGRCPREPRLHSVHLRKLPAEPTRRIHELASHCTICGRPLTNMESRRARVGSTCIKAYGPRFKMVENPAWVRWNRELIAARAEQAQRQAEAHVAHERDLDAYQRALRDWEAERVSPAGEARRQARNAVKSSYGLAPVAMPLFYGVTALVA
- a CDS encoding IS256 family transposase; protein product: MALSQSAVSELFEVFRTGEGTDFIRECVRVAMQELIETEAAAAVGAGRYERSETRTTERNGSRPRLLTTHAGDVQLAIPKLRAGSFFPSILEPRRRIDQALYAVVMEAYVHGVSTRSVDDLVVALGGSGISKSEVSRICAGLDETVGAFRTRRLDHVEFPYVYLDATYLHVRTEQAMVTSKAVVVATGVTSQGRREILGLDVGDSEDEVFWRAFLTGLKKRGLTGVKLVISDQHAGLTAAISRALQGSSHQRCRVHFIRNVLAHVAKGESEMVAAVFRTIFAQPSLAPMSKQWDKVRDELAARYPKIGPLMDDAKAEVLAFAAFPREHWRKIWSTNPLERLNKEIKRRSRVVGIFPNEAAVIRLIGAVLADTHDEWATDERRYLSEESMAKIGTTEHDDPVALTEG